The Canis lupus familiaris isolate Mischka breed German Shepherd chromosome 1, alternate assembly UU_Cfam_GSD_1.0, whole genome shotgun sequence DNA window AATCGTTCTGGGCCCTTGTTTATGCAGAGCTCTCTAGGTAATTCTGAGGCACACTGCTTTTTATGGACCACTGACTTAACTTACACTACAGAAGGATGCAAAGAATATCACAGTAAGAGTTTCATTTTGGAAAAGTGGGCAAAGCTGCATACAATACATTTCATATCATATAAGGGCTGTTGATTAAAGTACAACCACATAACTTTTGAGTACAACCAAGAAAGAGAATATGCTGTCCATTAACCTATGCACTTGCCATCAATTTGAAGATGCATCCTGAGTTTGATTATggtaatttactttaaaaatcatgagtCACAAATATGGGtgctttctatatatttcttGTTAAAATGAATGATACAGGCAGAATGATacttctttcctatttcaaaataaatgttgctTAAATTTGTGAGAAGCTATGAGAAGCCTTTTTCTTGTTAAGTTTTAGGAAGATAGCTTTGCTATATAGTCCTAAGGCTAGAATAGAGAGTAAATTAGGGAAAGAATGTGTGTATAAAGTTACTACTGGAAGTGTAATGAGGACTGACATCAAGATTAGAGTAGAAAATACTGTGGACTGGTGGAATGGTAACTAGAATGCATAATAAACATGCAGTTAGTGTTAAACTTTGTTTCCCTGAATCActtaaatctttcatttcttgTTGCTTAGGACAGTGTATTCAaggctttcaaatatttttagtataggCCTGACATTTTTACTAGGAGTCTGTGTAGTAGCAGGGCAACAACAGTTAAATATGTACAAGACACTTATggtgaataaatataaaagatactTGTAGTTTTTAGGGCCAGTTTGAAACATGATCCTTAAGATTCTCACAGTCAAGACTAGATAGGTTGGAAAACAGAAGTGAAGATTGGGCAAGGAAGAGTAGTTTGGGGAAAATGAgcaagtaaaaaagagaaaagatgaggtTTGATGACCAAGAGATATTCACTATTGAACAACCCTGTTATAATACCAAGGTACCAGAACCAGGATAGAGCATTGACTCCAATATAAGTGGAAAAATTACTCTTAgctcccatcttttttttttttttttaacttctactGTTACACTAATGTTTCTGTGAATGATACCGCAGAGAAAATCAAAGCAtggcaaatagaatttttttttcttttaccatgaGGAAGTTGGTGccattataaattaattttagtgtTTTGTAGACTGGAAAAAAATGGAGCTCCAAGGGGAATCATAGAGACTAATGATTATGCTACCATTTTAATCTATATTTGACTAAGAATCTAGACTCATATTTTTCCCTAATGCAaattctgtttcaaataaatcCATTGGAAACCTTTAATCTACTTTGAACTGATTAACCTTTGAATTCATCCCATTcactacttttgttttttctgttccCAAGATCCAATTCTCTTGAATATATTCTCAATTATCAATTGttcctttcctttatattttcttctttaaccagTTTTGAAAACTATACTTTATGATGccaaatacatgtgtatatttatttctagcttcttttctttctactacAAAATGTTtggattgttgttgtttttttaataaaaaagagagaatatgtgCTTAGAATTACTTTATTGTTGGGAAACTGATCCAGAAACCAAAGCATCAAATACATAATAGGGCATATATCTATAAGTCCCATTGCATAATAAGTGTGTTAAAtatcataaagtatttttaattttctcatttttagaagACTCCCAACCTAATCATCTTTCAAAGAAGAGCCTAGAAAGCCAAGGAAAATATTTGTGGCACGTTTTATTCACCAATAAATCATTGCCTACAGAGGAAGAGATTTCAGGAAAACCATGTAATCTGGACATAAACATTTTACATGCAAGAACAATGCCGTATAAATTTGACACTGCAGGACCTACCTACCTGCATCTCAGCTCATTGGCTCCACACTGTCAATATTCAAGAAAGAAGGTTCATGAGCTTAATGTATGTGAGAAATGGCTCCTCAGTATTAAGGAGGGCAGAATTAATACCAGAGAGAAATCATTTGTTTATAGTAAAAATGCGAAAGCCTTCAATTATAAAGAGAAAGTCATTCAACATCAAACAATTCCGACTTTGCAGCGGGCTTCTGAGTACAATGAATGTGGAAACACTTTGTTTGAAAAGACTGCCCTTATTACATCTGAGAGTACCTCCCCCAAAGTGAAATCttataaattcagtaaatatGGGGGAAAACAATGTGATAAACCAACTCTTATAATCTCTCATAGCAATAATCCAGAGAAAAATCATTATGAGTTTAATGAATTTGAATgtactgaaaacagaaataatttcagCAAGATCACACAAAGAACTGATACAGAAGGGAAATCTGCCGGCCAAAATTCACACATTGGAGAACATCAGAAAAATCATATAGGAGTGGAACCCTTTGAATATGGAAAGAAGTTCAGTCCTAATTTGGCCCTCCCAGTGCATCAGAGAACTCACATGACAGACAAATCCTCTGATTATGACACATGTACAGAGACATTAACTTGCCAGTCAGGTTTCAACATACATCAGAGAACTCACATTACAgtgaaaccctatgaatgtaatgaatgtggaaaatcCTGTTCTATGAATTCTTTCCTGATTCAGCCTCTGGAAAATCACACAggggagaaaccctatgaatgtcatgcatgtgggaaagctttcagtGAGAAGTCACGCTTAAGAAAACATCAGAGaactcacacaggagagaaaccctataaatgtgaTGATTGTGAGAAGGCTTTCAGTGCAAAGTCAGGTCTAAGAATACATCAGAGAACTCACACAggggagaaaccctatgaatgtaatgaatgtgggaaatctttcAACTATAAATCAATCCTTATAGTACATCAGAGAACTCACACAGGGGAGAAACCCTTTGAATGTAACGAATGTGGAAAATCTTTCAGCCACATGTCAGGCCTAAGGAATCATCGGAGAACTCACACAGGGGAAAGACCATACAAATGTGATGAATGTGGGAAGTCTTTCAAACTGAAGTCAGGTCTCAGAAAACATCATAGAACTCACACAGGGGAGAAGCCCTATAAATGCAATCAATGTGGGAAAGCTTTTGGTCAGAAATCACAACTCCGAGGACATCATagaattcacacaggagagaaaccctacaAATGTAATCATTGTGGGGAAGCTTTCAGCCAGAAATCAAACCTCAGAGTGCATCACAGAACTCACACTGGggagaaaccctataaatgtgaTGATTGTGGGAAAACTTTCAGGCAGAAATCAAATCTCAGAGGACATCAGAGAACTCACACAggggagaaaccctatgaatgtaatgaatgtggaaaagcttTCAGTGAGAAGTCAGTCCTAAGAAAACATCAGAGaactcacacaggagagaaaccctataaatgtaaTCACTGTGGAGAAGCTTTTAGCCAGAAGTCAAACCTCAGAGTACATCAGAGAACTCACACAGGggagaaaccctataaatgtgataaatgtgGGAAAACTTTCAGCCAGAAATCAAGCCTACGAGAACATCAGAAAGCCCACACAGGGAGTTAAACGTATGAATGTAAAGAATTTGGAAAACCATTGAACCAGAAATCAAATCTCacaatataaaagagaaagagagagaaccataTGAATAAACAATTGCAAATTTCTCTGCAAGATGCCAGCCTTGCATCAGGGAACTTACACAGGAGAGAAATTcttggaatatattttatatgggCTGTATTTCATCCAGAATGCAGTCCTCATTATGGACCACTCAGCAAAGAAGTTACAAAGATAATTAATGTGAAAAATACTCTGTACTTAATCATCAGAAAACTTACACTGCAGAAAAGTAGtgtaatgtaataaaaatgtgaaaattttgtGTCGGTAATCAAAATTTACTTATCAGAGAAATGATAcaatgaaaaatcagaatatataatAAGCATTTTGATAAGCTTTTGCCAAAAGCCATCTTTCTCAGTTCAACagaaaatacatggaggttaGAGACCTCACAATGAGGTAATGGATGTGGGGAACTCTTCTATTATAAATCAGCCCTCAATTGGACTTACGCAGAAATAATTCCTGTATGCCATATAAAGACTATTAATTGTTCCCCaaaaaaatttcctcttctccctcatgCTGCACCTAGTCTACATTTCTCAACCAGTGTCATCCAAATGGGGTCCTATTAATAACCTCTGGCTACTAGAATGTGGTGGTCAATGACCCATCTCACTTAGTACATCCCTCAAATTCTCAATGTTTTCTCCTGTCCCTTAGCAGAATGGAGTGGAGATTACTCTCAGTGAAACTCTGGGCTCATGCACTGAAAATCGGAGAGTACAAGACACTAGGAAACAGGGTAAAGAGTGACTGTGGAATGGAATTTTATCCTCTGTATACACAGACTTTTCGCAGCAAGGAAATAAACTTGTTCTCTACTGAGCTTCTGCAGGTTTGAGTATACTTTATACTGACATATACTCACCAACCCTTAACTAATAAAGCCTATGAATATGATTTCTGTGGATATCTGAACTCAACATATATCAGAAACCTGACAACAGGAGAAACCCCTGACAATAGTTTTTATCCACAACTCCTCATCAGTCAGGTAAAtatcaatgaaagaaattcaacatTTCAACATATGTAGgaaacatttaccaaaaaataacATCTCATTAAATATATGATAATTGAATTGTAAATGTATAAAAGTTTTCAACAAGTCATCAAACTTTAATCTTTCTCAGAATGTGTTACAGGGGGAGAATCTATCAATTTGAGAAAGGTAAGTAATAGCATCTACATAGAAATTGTTCTATAAAACTGTTGTTTCATGTGTATTATTAAAACAGTTAATGAAACACAATATTGATAACAGACATTCACTAGAATAAGacactttaaaagaatgaataaataaattgcataaaCTAAACAGCATTGCCTGTATGTGaatattttctgagttctttttttaatctatgtgaGTTTGTATTCATGCATGCCAGGTATTTATATGTGTATTGGAACTAAACATCACTGTAATAGAATTATGTACCCCTTGCTCAGTAACTGTTATGGCATCAGCTATACTTTCACATGTAGATTAATAACAAGTAAACCTTTACAGGAAGTAACTGAAAACTCAGAATCCcatactacattttatttctcctgatGTCTTCTGGACATGTGCATATAGGAAAGGCCAttgggggcaagatggcagaggagtagggtcctcaagtcacctgtccccaccaaattacctagataaccttcaaatcatcctgaaatatctacgaattcagcctgagatttaaagagagaacagctggaatgctacagtgagaagagttcacgcttctattaAGGTAGGAAGAcgagaataaagaaagaaacaaaaggcctccaagggggaggggccccgcaagagccgggctaaggccggagagagtgtccccaggacaggaaagccccatcccGGAGAaacaggagcttcaccaatcttcctgggaggaaaggcgctcccagggagttagagcaggaccccaggaggggcagggatgccctcaggctcccagggacactaacagcacctgtgccccggggagagcgcaccacaccccgggccgagctccctaaagggctgcagcccgcgcacggctggacccggaagcagctcggaggggctcggtcGGCAGCTCCgcccgcggagggggctgccgcCTCAGGAGCACCTCCGGGCGGCTCCGACAGAGGCTCCGCACGGAAGGGTCTGCAGggctccaggagcagctgggcGCAGCTCCGGTGGCGGCTCCCCACGGAGGAGGCTGCGCAGCCCGGAGCAGCTCTGAGGCGGCTCCGGCACAGGCTTCGAGCAGAAGGGGCTGCGGGACcaggagcgcaaatccaacagcacaggtaccaggagcacagggcgcctgGGACGGCCCAAGATCCCACGCtacccccccgggacaggcagaagccaggagggcccaggacagcaaggacgttCCTGCcttgagctgagcagatcagcggccccgccccctgagtatccaggcccctgcagactgagagctctttAGTTACTGCAAGAGTTGACTCCAGGGTTCCAGAGCTGGCCcctgccactgttgttgttccccCTGGGGCCTCACAAGATAAAcaaccccccactgagcctcaccgTGGCCTCGCTGGAtagcttaaacatctttcactgagccctgcaccaggcagggggctgagcactCCCACAAGTGCTAACACCtaaaaatcagcacagcaggcccctcccccagaagaccagctagacggacaggggaaaaacaaattattaaccaagcagcactggaaagttccaggggaagtcgagggatttgcagtatacagaatcagaggatactccccattgtttttgttttgtttttttgatttctgtttccttccccaccccctttttcccctttttttctattctcttttttctttttttctcttttttctcttccttttttcttttttctttttttttttccatctttctcttctctctttttctccttttcccaatacaacttgtttttggccactctgcactgagcaaaatgactagaaggaaaacctcacctcaaaagaaagaaacagtcctctctcccacagagttacaaaatttggattacaattcaatgtcagaaagccaattcagaagcactattataaagctactggtggctctagaaaaaagcataaaggactcaagagacttcatgactgcagaatttagatctaatcaggcagaaattaaaaatcaattgaatgagatgcaatccaaactagaagtcctaaagaCGAGGATTAACGAgatggaagaacaagtgagtgacatagaagacaagttgatggcaaagagggaaactgaggaaaaaagagacacacaattaaaagatcctgaggatagattaagggaaataagtggcagcctgaggaagaaaaatctacgttttttttttttttaatttatgatagtcacacagagagagagagagaggcagagacataggcagagggagaagcaggctccatgcaccaggagcctgacgtggattctatcccgggtctccaggatcgcgccctgggccaaaggcaggcgctaaactgctgcgccacccagggatcccaaaaattacgtttaattgggattcccgagggcgccaaaagggccagagggccagaatatgtatttgaacaaatcatagctgaaaactttcctaatctgggaagggaaacaggcattcggatccaggaaatagagagatcccccctaaaaacaataaaaaccgttcaacacctcaacatttaatagtgaagcctgcaaattccaaagataaagagaagatccttaaaccagcaagagacaagaaatccctgacttatatgggaagaaatatcagattaacagcagacctctccacagagacctggcaggccagaaagggctggcaggatatattcagggtcctaaatgagaagaatatgcagccaagaatactttatccagaaaggTTCTCATTCacaataggagagataaagagcttccaagacaggcaggaactgaaagaatatgtgacctccaatccagctctgcaagaaattttaagggggactcctTACAATTTAAATTTAAGGGGGACTCCTTACAATacaattcccctttaagaagaagtccaatggaacaatccacaaaaacagggactgaataaatACCATGATGACAgtatatttcaatagtaactctgaacgtgaatgggcttaatgacccctatcaaaaggcgcagggtgtcagactggataaaaaagcaggacccatctatttgctgtctacaagagactcattttagacgtaaggacacctacagcctgaaaataaaaggttggagaaccatgtaccattcacatggtcctcaaaagaaagcaggggtagccatcctcatatcagataaaataaaatttaacccaaagactagtgagagatgaagagggacactatatcatacttaaaggatctatccaacaagaggacttatcaatcatcaatatatatgccccgaatgtgtgagctgccaaatatatcaatcaattaataagcaaagctaagacatacttagataataatacacttatacttggtgacttcaacctagtactttctacactcgataggtcttctcagcacaacatttccaaagaaacgagagctttaaatgataccagatggatttcacagatatctacagaactttatggatggatttcacagatatctacagaactttatgtccaaatgaaactgaatacacattcttttcaagtgcacatgaaactttctctagaatagaccacatactaggtcacaaatcaggtctgaacccaTACCAAAAGATTCGGAACATCCCTTGAGTATTCTCAcaaggcaaagaagaagtcaaactctccctcttcaccgatgacataatactctacatagaaaacccagatgaatgtgatgagcactgggtgttattctgtatgttggcaaattgaacaccaataaaaaataaacttattattaaaattaattaattaattaattaattaattttaaaagaggaaaggcCATTGTTACTAAACCgtttcttttcaaaaagccaaTGTTTTCTGTGTACTTTTGTATTATCTCAGGGTCACTAgtacatttaaaacatataacaaaatatggaaagagcccagatgtccatcagcagatgaatggataaagaagaggtggggtgtgtgtatgtgtgtgtgtgtgtgtgtattattcagccatcaaaaagaatgaaatcttaccatttgcaacaatgtggatggactagaggatattatgttaatcgaaataaatcagagaaagacataccatTTCACtcatgttgaatttaagaaattaaaaagataaacataaaataagaggaaaagtgAGGGTGGCAACCTATgagactcttttatttttaagagtcccccttaaaatttcttgcagagctggatTGGAggtacatattctttcagttcctgcctgtcttggaagctctttatctctcctcccattctgaatgagagttttcctggataaagtattcttggataaagtattctctttatctttggaatttgcaagcttcactattaaatgttgaggtgttgaacggtttttattgtttttagggggatctctctgtttcctggatctgaatgcctgtttcccttcccagattaggaaagttttcagctatgatttgttcaaatacatattctggccctctggccctttcggcgccctcgggaaccccaattaaatataggtttttcttcctcaggctgtcacttatttcccatAATCTAATTTCATGGTCTTTcgtttgtctcctttttcctcagtttccctctttgccatcaacttgtcttctatgtcactcactggttcttccacctcgttaaccctcgtcgttagaacttctagtttggattgcatctcattcaattgatatttaatttctgcctgattagatctaaattctgcagtcatgaagtctcttgcatcctttatgcttttttctagagccaccagtagctttataatagtgcttctgaattggctttctgatattgaattgtaatcctcCCACTCAGGCACCTCTAAGCGACTCAGGGAACAAACTACAGGGAACAAACAGGTTGCTGGAAAGGAGGGAGTGGGAGCACGGGGTACCTGGgggatgagcattaaggaggacacttaagtaatgagcactgggtgttatatgcaactgatgaatcactgagctctacccCTGAAACTCATAATACtgatttgttaaataaaagagTACATGATTGTACAATTAAAcaggtaagggaaaaaaataaacaggtaagGGGATACTTcgtgtaaatatatttttaagagtgtatACTTGTAAACACTTGTAAATACTAAGCTTGTcaacattaaaatatgtaaaatgaaaaagcataCATTTAAGTATAcccacacataaacacacacacatctttaatGTCACTGTTTTCTCAGCAGAAGTATACTGAGGAGCCTTTGAAGGCATTGTTCATTTATGatactgtggtttttatttctagcatttaaattttattaagctTTCCATCTCTCTCCTGAAATAACCTACCTAATCTAGCATGTTGTCTAGCTATTCCAATAGAGTCATTTCATACATTTGACATTCTCTGGCTCAGTGAACTGACTCCTTGGGCCCTTGCTTCTCCCTGAAGCCACCTAGCCCTCCAGGGTCTAGGTTAGTTCTTTGCCCTGAAATCTCAgataaatttctgaaaatgttcAGTAACATTTAAGAAAACTTGTTACAGTCTGCCTAGCTGTTTTCTTTTATGGATGGGAGCAGTCTGCTTTCCTATTCTCTGCTTATCTGAGCTAAAACTATTTTCAGtggatttttaataaatgttccaGTGTAATTTGATGGGAAATGATAACTGTCTTCAAAAATGGTGATAAAATAATTGGAATTCATGTGTTTTAAATATACCTTCATGTTTACATCATAATtacttattcaaaataaaatacagaccTAAACAAGATAGCTATCAGTACAAAATTTGTTAGGAAACAGGAGAAAGGTATTTTAATTTGAGACTGAATAGCAAAGCAAAAACGATAAATTGGAGTTTATGAATTATCAATAGtacttttcaagattttattatgaaaatgggaaaaaaacagtttAGGAGAAAATGTCCCTAATCTGATAATTACGTCAAACAAAGGACTTGAATCCACGGTATGTAAAGAATattaagaatggaaaaagaatttttataatgcAGTAGTAGttaaaatgagcaaaacaggAGATTAAAACaggcatttcacaaaagaagatatacagccAATAAGTActagaaaagatgttcaaatttTTAGTCATCAAGGAAGTGCAAATTAATATTCTAATGTGATAGTATTATAAATTCCTTTGATCTTTCTAAAGCTAATGATATAATCTACAATCATCAGTTTTACTTCTAGATATTTGCCCGCAAAGAAACATAAACTGtgccaaattttttttcaagttttctttaagaagtttattaaaatgttcatggaGCTTTTATTCACAATAATCCCAAACTAGAAAGAACCagaatgtccatcaacagataaattaTGTAAACAGTGATATTACCTtataatggaatagtactcagtaATAGGAAGAACTATTAATGGATGTATTAACATTGATAAATTTCACTAAGATTAAATTGGGAAATGAAGCCAAGCACAAGAacctgtatgattccatttctatgaaattctagaaaaaaacatttatctatAGGGATAGGAAGCAGATGATTGGTTGCCTAGGAGTAGGGGTAGAGGAATAAGGGAATGTTTTAGTGTGATGAAGGGTTCTATATTTAGATTGATAGTGTTTACAAAGCTAAAGGCAACTcatcaaaatgtacaaaaaaatgcATTCACTTTATATGTCAgtacatttgattttaaaaattataaaggtgAACTTTGCTATATTAGGAGACCCACCATGTGCCAAGTGGCTTGTTGACTACTTGGGTATTCATTCCCTTCTTCCATATGGCTTTGTGACAATGGAGAAATCAGTTCCCCTGTATGCtccccagtttcttcatttgtgaaaggTGCATAATGATAGTAATTACCTACAGTTCATTTGGGGAGCATTTTCTGAGTTAATGTATGTCAATCACTTAAAACCATACCTGTCACACAGTTAATGAGCAatagataataataaatcattattttatactAAATATCCAAGTATATGTGTATACTTCTACTAAAAATCAAAGTGAATGTGTTCCTTTAAAAACCTTAAAGCAAGATTAGAGTAAAACAAAAGGATAAGTTAGACCGAAAGGAGATT harbors:
- the ZNF782 gene encoding zinc finger protein 782, whose protein sequence is MRACAAPQVSTFSQDPQKMNTPQASVSFKDVTVEFTHEEWRQMDSAQRTLYRDVMLENYSHLVSVGYCFTKPELIFTLEQGEDPWLLKKEFLRESSPEDSQPNHLSKKSLESQGKYLWHVLFTNKSLPTEEEISGKPCNLDINILHARTMPYKFDTAGPTYLHLSSLAPHCQYSRKKVHELNVCEKWLLSIKEGRINTREKSFVYSKNAKAFNYKEKVIQHQTIPTLQRASEYNECGNTLFEKTALITSESTSPKVKSYKFSKYGGKQCDKPTLIISHSNNPEKNHYEFNEFECTENRNNFSKITQRTDTEGKSAGQNSHIGEHQKNHIGVEPFEYGKKFSPNLALPVHQRTHMTDKSSDYDTCTETLTCQSGFNIHQRTHITVKPYECNECGKSCSMNSFLIQPLENHTGEKPYECHACGKAFSEKSRLRKHQRTHTGEKPYKCDDCEKAFSAKSGLRIHQRTHTGEKPYECNECGKSFNYKSILIVHQRTHTGEKPFECNECGKSFSHMSGLRNHRRTHTGERPYKCDECGKSFKLKSGLRKHHRTHTGEKPYKCNQCGKAFGQKSQLRGHHRIHTGEKPYKCNHCGEAFSQKSNLRVHHRTHTGEKPYKCDDCGKTFRQKSNLRGHQRTHTGEKPYECNECGKAFSEKSVLRKHQRTHTGEKPYKCNHCGEAFSQKSNLRVHQRTHTGEKPYKCDKCGKTFSQKSSLREHQKAHTGS